From the Elusimicrobiales bacterium genome, the window TTACAAACTGGCCCAGGCTCATCTCCACCGACAGCACGGCTTTGACTTTGCCGTTTGAGGCCAGCCCGCGCAACTGTTTGTACGGGAAAGGCCACAGCGTCAGCGGCCTGAACAGGCCGACTTTGAGCCCTTTCTCCCGCGCCATTCTCAGCGCGGCCAGGCAGGAGCGCGCCGCCGTGCCGTAGGCCGCCAGCAGTATTTCGGCGTCGTCGGCCATCACGGTTTCATAAAGCGTTTCCCTGTCCTCTATTTCGCGGTAGCGTTTGGCGCGGGCGAAGTTGAGGACTTCCAGCTCCCCCTCGCGCAAATCGTAGGAGCTTACCATGCGCCGGGGGCGGCCTTCGTTGACGCCTATGGCCCAGTCCGGCATTTTGCGTTTGGAAACGTCTACGGGCGGGGTTTCAAACTCAAGCGGCTCCATCATCTGGCCCAGAATGCCGTCGGCCAGAATCATGGCGGGGACGCGGTATTTCTCGGCCAGTTCGTAGCATTTGGCGGGGAAATTGCCCATTTCCTTAACCGAGTTGGGGGCCAGCACGATTACGCGGTAATCGCCGTGCCCGCCGCCGCGCGTTGACTGGAAATAATCGCCCTGCGAGCCGGCGATATTGCCCAGCCCGGGGCCGCCTCTGGTGATATTGGCGAAAAATATCGGCAAATCCGCGCCGGCGCAGTAGGAGATTCCCTCCTGCTTGAGGCTGATGCCGGGGCTGGAGGAGGAGGTCATCGTCCTCACCCCGGTCGCCGCCGCGCCGTAGAGCATGTTGATTGCCGAGGTTTCGGACTCGGCCTGCACGAAAGCGCCGCCCGCCTCCGGCAGCCGCCAGGACATGTATTCGGGAACTTCGTTCTGCGGCGTTATCGGGTAGCCGGCAAAGAAGCGGCAGCCGGCGCGCACCGCGCCCTCGGCCAGCGCCTCGTTGCCTTTCATAAGAATTTTATCGCCCATAGATTCTCCTATTTATATACCGTTATGGCGGCATCAGGGCAGATTACGGCGCACATTCCGCAGGCGACGCAACAGTCCTTTTTGTCCATCTTCGCCGGATAATAACCGGTGGCGCTGAAAGTGTCCGACATCGCGATGCACTTTTTCGGGCAGACGCTGACGCATAAGGCGCAGCCCTTGCAGCGCGCTTCCGCTACTACGATTTCTGGCATTGACGCCTCCTGATGCAAAGTTTGGATATACTTTAATTCTTGACGCCGCGGTTGTCAATGATTCCCGCGCCGCCTGCTGCGGGGAGTTTTTTCCACAGATGGCTCACAGATGACCACGGGTTTCCCGGACTTTCCCTTTGTGAGAAGTTGTCCGTGCCGGTTGCCTGTTTTGCGGATATCGCTGTCCTGGCGGCTATGGGCAGGGTGGACGCGACCGCGCTCATTTCGCGGCCCCGCAGGAATTTTGTATTGTGGACCATGCGCGGCGTTCCGCGCGGGAGATTCGCATGAAAAAAATCGTTTCTGCCGACGAGGCCGTAAGCGGAATCCGCGACGGCGCCAGCATAATGCTGGGCGGCTTCATGTGCTGCGGCCAGCCCTTCGGGCTGGTGGACGCGATTTTAAGAAAGGGCGTCAAAAACCTGACGCTTATAGTAAACGACACCGGCTCGCCGGGGCTGGGGGTGGCCAAACTGGTGGAGCAGCGGCGGGTGGCGCATGTAATCACATCCCATATCGGCCTTAATCCCGAGGCCGGCAAACAAATGAACGCCGGAACCATGAAGGTGGAACTGGTCCCCCAGGGCACCCTGGCCGAACGCATACGCTCCGCCGGGGCCGGGCTTGGCGCCGTTGTCACCCCGACGGGACTTGGCACCGAGGTGGAAAAGGGGAAGCAGAAAATCCTCATAGACGGGCGCGAATATCTGGTGGAACTGCCGCTGCGCGCGGAATTCGCCTTTGTAACCGCCGACATAGCCGACAAATACGGCAACGGCTTTGTCGCCAAGTCGCGCAAGAATTTCAATATAGTGATGGCGATGGCCGCGCAGGAAACCATTCTTGAGGCGGACAAGCTGGTTGAAACCGGCGAGCTGGACCCCGACAGGATAAATCTGCCGGGCGTATTTGTGCATACCATAGTGGAGGCCGGAAAATGACACCGCCCCTCGCTGACCCCAAAGCCGCAAGACGCCAAAGAGTGGCACAACGTATCGCCCGCGAACTGCCGGAGAACGGGCTGGCCAACCTCGGCATAGGTCTGCCCACCCTGGTGGCCGACTACCTGCCCAGCGGCAAAAACATACTGCTGCATTCCGAAAACGGGTTCACCGGCCTGGGCGGCGCGGCGCAGCCGGGCGCGGAGGACTGCGGCATAGTCAACGCCGGCGGCAGGCCCGTTACCATAATGCCCGGCGGCTGTTTTTTCGACTCGGCCATGTCTTTTGCCATCATCCGGGGCGGGCATCTGGATGTTACCGTGCTGGGCGCCCTTGAGGTTGACGAAGAGGGCAACATCGCCAACTACGCCATACCGGGCAAATTCGTCCCCGGCATGGGCGGCGCGATGGACCTGGTGGTGGGCGCCAAAAAAGTCATCATAGCAATGGAGCATACCAGCAAAAACGGCGAGCCTAAAATACTCAAGCGCTGCACCCTGCCGCTTACCGCCCGGCGCGAGGCGGATTTGATTGTAACCGAGCTTGCCGTAATCCGCGTAACCCCCTCCGGCCTGGCGCTGGAGGAAGTGGCCGAGGATTCGTCGGTGGAGGAGGTCATACAGGCCACCGGCGCGCGGCTTGCCATCCCCTCCAATGTCGGGAGATTCTAAATGGAAAAGATGATAATCACCTGCGCCATAACCGGCGCGGAAACCACAAGGGCGCATAACCCGAACCTGCCCGTTACCCCAGCCGAAATCGCCGACGCCGCCGCCGAGGCGCGCAAGGCCGGCGCGGCGGTGCTGCATCTGCATGTGCGGGACGCCAAAGGCAACCCCACACAGGACCCGGCGGTGTTCAAGGAAACTATTTCGCTGATACGGAAAAAGACCGACATTGTCATTGAGGTTACCACCGGCGGCGCGGTGGGCATGACGCCGCAGGAGCGGCTTGCCCCCGTAACGCTGGAGCCGGACATGGCCTCGCTGGACTGCGGCACCGTCAATTTCGGCGACGAATACATCATCAACACCCTGCCGGTAATGCGCGAATTCGCGGCGGCTTTCGCAAAACACAAAGTTCAGCCGACGCTGGAATGCTTTGACCTGTCGCATGTTTACGCCTCGCATGTCCTTATAAAGGAAGGGTTGATAAAGCCGCCTTTCCATTATGGGCTGGTGATGAATGTCCCCGGCGGCGTGAAATACGAGACGGATGTGCTGGAGCTGTTTGTCCGCAAGCTGCCGCAGGGCGCCTTCTGGACGGCGATGGGCATTGGCCGGGCCTCGCTGCCGGCGGTGCACGGCGCGCTGGCCATGGGCGGCTTTATCCGCGTGGGATTTGAGGATAACGTGTATTTCTCAAAGGGCGTGCTGGCAAAAAGCAATGCCCAGCTGGTGGAGCGCGCAGCCGCCATCAGCCGGCTGGCGGGCCTGCCCCCGGCGGAACCGGGCGACGTCCGCAAACTTTTCAATCTCAGGGAGGAATAAAATATGGCCGTAACTGTCGAAACCGGAATAAAAATTCTCAAAGGCGGCAACCCCTTCGGGACGCACCGCGTGGTGGAGCCGCAGGGCGCGCTCCCCCAGCCCGCGCTTAAAGTCAACAACGACATGAGCGTGATGTGGGACAACGAAATAATGGTGGACGTGGATATTCTCAACGTGGATTCGGCCAGCTTCACCCAGATAGAGGAAGCCTGCGGCGGCGACGAAGAGAAAATAAAAAAGATGATTCTCGGCATCGTGGGCGAGCGCGGCAAGCAGCAGAACCCGGTAACCGGCTCCGGCGGGATGTTTATAGGCCGGGTGCACAAGGTCGGCCCCGCGCTGGAGGGGAAAATCCCGCTCAAGGCGGGCGACAAGATAGCCAGCCTCGTCTCGCTCTCGCTTACGCCGCTTAAGATAGAGGAGATAACGAAGGTCAACAAGGAAACCGACCAGGTTTATGTCAAAGCGCGCGCGATATTGTTTGCCAGCGCGATATACGCCAAACTGCCGGAAGACCTGCCGCAGGCGCTTGCGCTTGCCGTGCTGGACGTTGCCGGCGCGCCCGCCCAGACCGCCAAGCTGGTGCGACCCGGCGACACCGTGGTCATAATCGGCGCGGCGGGCAAATCCGGCGTGATGTGCTCCTACGAGGCCAAAAAACGCGCCGGCTGCACGGGCAAAATAATCGGCATCACCAGTTCCGACAGCGGGCTTAAAAAAATGAAGGAATACGGCTTCTGCGACGTAAACCTCAAGCTCAGCGCTACCGACGCTCTTGCCTGTTACGACGCCATAATGAAGGAAACCGGTGGCAAACTGGCCGACCTCATCATCAACTGCGTAAACGTGCCCAACACCGAGATGAGCTCCATAATGATGTGCCGCGACGGCGGGACGGTTTATTTCTTCACCATGGCGACCTCGTTTACCAAGGCCGCGCTGGGCGCGGAGGGCATAGGCAAAGACGTCAATATGATTATCGGCAACGGCTATACCAAAGACCATGCCGAAATCACGCTGAACCTGCTGCGCGAATCCCCCAAAATCCGCAAAATCTATGAGGAGACTTATGCTTAGCGCGCATGCGGCGCGGCCCGGCGCGGATTACCGCCGGATTCCGCTGTTCAAAAACATAAGCGGGGCGGACTGGAACGACTGGCGCTGGCAGCTTGCCAACAATATCCGCGACGTAGACACTCTGGCGCAGGTTATCCGGCTGGATGATAAAGAGCGCGCCGAGCTGCGCGGCTGCCTCAAAAAATTCCGCATGGCGATAACGCCGTACTACGCCTCGCTGATGGACCCGCGCGACAAAAACTGCCCCGTCCGCAAACAGGCGGTCCCGTCGGTATCCGAGCTTAGGGACGACGAGTGCGACCTGGACGACCCGCTTCACGAGGACGTGGATTCGCCCGTGCCGGGGCTTACTCATCGCTACCCGGACCGGGTGCTGCTGCTGGTGACCAATGTCTGCTCCATGAACTGCCGCCACTGCACGCGGCGGCGGCTGGTGGGGTTTGAAGACAGCCCGCTTTCGCCCGCCAGCCTTAACAAAGCGATAGCGTACATCAAGAAAACGCCCTCGGTGCGCGACGTGCTCATCTCCGGCGGCGATCCGCTTACCCTGCCGGACGGCGTGCTGGAAGACGTCATCTCCCGCATACGCGCCATTGCGCATGTGGAGATTATAAGGATAGGCACCCGCGTTCCCGTGGTGATGCCCATGCGCGTTACCCCCGCGCTGGCGGCGATGCTGAAAAAGTACCATCCGCTGTATATCAACACGCATTTCAATCATCCCAAAGAGATGACGGCGGAGGCGCTGTCCGCCTGCGCCACATTGGCGGACGCGGGCATACAGCTTGGCAACCAGAGCGTGCTGCTGCGCGGCGTCAACGACTGCGCGGCCACAATGAAAAAGCTGGTCCACCAGCTGCTTATGGCGCGCGTGAAGCCGTATTACATATACCAGTGCGACCTGTCGCGCGGGATTTCGCATTTCCGCACCACGGTGGCCAAGGGCATTGAAATAATAGAGAACCTGCGCGGTCACACCACCGGCATGGCCGTGCCGACCTATGTGGTGGACGCGCCCGGCGGCGGCGGCAAAATCCCGGTGATGCCGCAGTACCTGATGGCCATCTCCGACGACAAGGCCGTGCTGCGCAATTACGAGGGCGTCATCACCGCCTACAGCCAGCCGCGGAACGCGGCCTCCGGCGGTTGCGGCTGCCGGTATTGCAAAGAGGAGAAATACGTCTCCCGCGAGGGTATAGCCGGCCTGCTCAACGGCTGCCGCATGACGCTGGAGCCAAAAGACATCAACCGCCGCAAGCGGCACGGCTGAAAATTCCTCAATCCGGCTGCGGTTTTAACCTGAATGTTTCAGTTGGTTGCGAGGACCGAGGCGAAAAAGCGCGAAATAATGCCGAACAAAATTATCCGCGCGCGCCTCACTGCGCGAAAGGATAATTTTGTGAAGGCAGTATGAAGCGATTTTTCGCCGAATCCCGCAATCCAACTGAAACATTCAGGTTAAGCGCAAAAGCCTCCGCCGCGCGTCGGGGGCTTTTGCTATACTGTGGAAAACGTATTTTTCAAGGAGAGATTATGCGAAAGTTGTTGTGCGCCGTCATTGCCGCGGCTTTTGTTTGTGCCCCGGCCTGCGCCAAGTCCGCCAAGGGCTCGTTTGAGGGAGGCGTCTATTTCCCGTCGCTGTCCGCGCCGGTGTTCGGCGACTGGGCTGCGCTGTCCTCTCCGTCGCTGGGTATGACGGTTTTCGGGGATTACCATGTGGCGGAGGCAGTAACGGTTGGCGCCGAAACGGGTTTTGACTTCGGCTATCCCATAGCGTTTCTCGACGGCGAGCATACCACCATGTTCCATTTCACGCCGCAGGTCAAATATTTCGGCAGGACCGTGCTTTTCAACAGGCCGGGCCGCTATTACGGCGTTTTCGGGATGGGGCTTTACCGCGCCTCCGTGCTTGACGACAGCAGCGCGGATTTCGGCATCAACCTGGGCGCCGGCGCGGACGCGGAGATAGGAAAGGATATGCGCGCGGGCGTGGAACTGCGCTGGCGGCATGTGTTTGCCGACGTTTCGGCAAACGACCTGGATATAATGCCCAAGATAAGCCTGGCTTTCTGACGAGGAGGTTCCGGCAGCCATTATGATTCGCAAACTCGCCATTGTCTGCGCCGGCGCCGCGCTGTGCGGCTGCTCGCCCAAATCCGGCGGCGGCCCCGGCGCGCCGCTGGCCCGCGTGGGCAAAACCGGCATCACCTTCGAGGAATTGCAGCGCAAATCCGCCGACGTTCCGGCTGAATACCGCTCCTTTGTGGATTCTCCCGCCGGGCGCAGGCAGTTTTTGCAGATACTCATACGGGAAAAACTTATAGTCGCCGCCGCCTCCGACAGCGACGTCGCCGGAAGCGACGCCTACCGCGGCGAGGCCGCCCGCATGAAAGAGGATATGGAGGCCCGCCTGCGCGAATCCCGCGAGTATCTGCTGACCAAAATGTGGCTGGACGCGCTGGAGCGGAAGGGAGTCCTGGCCGTTTCGGAATCCGAGATAGAGCAGCATTACCGCCAGTACCCGGAGGAGATTTCGGCAAGCCATATACTGCTTTCCGACCCGGGCGAGGCGGCCAGGCTGCTCAAATCTCTGCGGGCGGGAGCGTCTTTTTCCGCCGCGGCAAAGGAGCGTTCGCTGGACGCGGAAACCGCCCCGCAGGGCGGCAAAATCCGCCCGTTCATCGCCGGCGAATTCCTGCCGGAGCTGGAAAGCGCCGCCGCCGGCATGAAAACCGGCGAAACGCAGGGCGTCTTCAAAAGCCCGCTGGGCTGGCATATTTTAAGGAAAAATTCGCAGACCCGGCTGGCCTATGCCGCCGCGCATGACCGCATAGCCATGCTGCTCCGCAAAAAGAAGCTGGACTCGTATCTGGCTTCGCTTCAGTCCAAATACCCGGTAGAGGTGCTTAATGAAAGCTACAAATAAACTGCTGCTTGCCGCGCTGGCCGCCCCGCTGTTTTGCGGCGCCGCCGCGTGCAAGGTGATGGAAGACAGTATAGCCACCGTCAACGGAGAGCCGATTCTGCGCTCCGAGTATTCGCGCAATCTCGCCGCGATGGCGGAACAGTACCGCGCCGTAATGCCCAAATTTTTTGAGCAGAAGGACGCGGACAAAAAACTCACCCGCATCGTGCTGGACAAGATGATAGACAACCTGCTTATAGAGCAGGAGGCCGAAAAAAACAAGGTCCGCGTCCACGCCCGCGAGCTGGACGAGCGGATGGAAAAGCTCAAAAAGCAGTTCTCGGTGGATGAGACCGGCAAGCCGCTTTCCCCCTCAGACGCGGAGGCCAATTTCCGCAGGGAGCTTAAAAAGGAAGGCATAGACGAGGAGCAGTTCCGCCAGCGGCTTTCGCGCCAGATGGCGGCGGAAAAATATGTCAGCCAGAGTCTCCAGCCGAAAATCAAACAGCCCTCCGACGAGGAGGTCAGGAAATTTTTCGAGCAGCTTCAGTTCGTGGTGAAGGGCGACACGTCGCCGCTTGCCGCCATGAGCCCGGAGGACGCGCAGGAGACCGCCGGCCTGGCCCAGAATCTCAAAGACATGGGGGCCGAGCGCGCCAGCGTCCAGCATATATTCTTCAAAGCCCCGGAAAACGCCCCGCTTGCCGACAAAAGCAAGGCGCTGGAGCAGGCCAAGGCCGTCAAAAAAGAACTGGACGCCGGCGCCGACTTCGGCGACACGGCCCGCAAAAACTCCCAGGACGCCGAAAGCGCGGCGCGCGGCGGCGACATCGGCCCCGTCATAAAAGGGATGGGCCTCCCGGCGGAATTCGAGCGGCAAGCCTTCGCGGCGCAGGTGGGCGCGGTCAGCGAGCCGTTTGAAACGCCTCTCGGCTGGCATATAATCCGGGTCATGTCCCATACCGCCTCGCAGCCGGTTAAATTTGAGGATGTCAAAGACAGGCTCTCCGGCTATCTGATGAACCGCCAGTTCCGCGGCGAGGTTACAAAGCTGGTAAAGGAGCTGCGCGTGAAGTCCTCCATTGCGGAGCAGGAGGACAAATCGGGAAGCTGATTGCAATCACCGCCGGCGACCCGGCGGGCATAGGGCCGGAAATCTGCGTCCGCGCGCTGAAAGACAGGCGGGTGCGCGCGGCGGGGGATTTTGTGCTGGCCGGCGACAGGCGCGCGCTTGAGCGCGCCGGCTGGACCGAAAAGCTGGCCCCTGTAATTGATACCGGCGGCGGCCCGCCGCCGGCATACGGCAAACCGTGCGCGGCGGGCGGAACGTCTTCATTCAAGGCGGTGCGGCTGGCGGCGCGGCTGGCGCTAAGCGGCAGGGCACGGGCGATAGTAACCGCTCCGGTATGCAAACAATCGTGGTCGCTGGCGAAAACCGGATACAAGGACCACACCTCTTTTTTCCGGGAGATATGCCCGGACGCGCTGATGCTGTTTACCGCCGGCAATATCCGCTGCGCGCTGGTCAGCGAGCATTGCGCGGTGGCCGCGCTGCCGGGAGAGATAACGCGGGCGAAAATACTATCCCGCGCGAAAAAATTTTGCGCCGCGCTGAAATATCTGGGCATAAAAAAACCGCGCGTCGCGCTGTGCGCGCTTAACCCCCATGCCGGCGACGGCGGCGTGCTGGGGACGGAGGAAAAAACCGTCATCTCGCCGGCGGCGGCGGCGCTGCGCCGCGCCGGAATTGACATCTCCGGCCCGCTGCCTTCGGACGCGGCCTGGGCGCGGCATATAGACGGCGAATTTGACGGTATTCTGTGCATGTACCACGACCAGGCGCTTGTTCCGCTCAAGCTGGCGGCAAAATGCCCGCCCGTGCACCGGACTTTCGGGCTGCCGTTTGCCCGCACCTCTCCGGCGCACGGCGCGGCCTTTGACATAGCGGGCAAAAACCGGGCGGCCCCGTCCGGCATGATAGAAGCTATACTTGCGGCTGCGGAGGCTTGAAAAATGGCTGTAACCGAAAACGACGCGAAACACATCGCAAAGCTGGCAAGGCTGGAGCTGACGGAGCAGGAAATAAAACTCTACGGCGGGCAACTGGACGCCATTTTGCAGTACGCCGGGCAATTGGACGAGCCTGACACCGCCCCCGTCCCGCCGACGGCGCACGCTTTGGGCATTGAAAACGTCATGCGCGAGGACCTGCCGCGCCAAAGCCCCGCGCGCGGGGCGATACTGGCCAATTTCCCGCACCGTGAGTTTGACCTGCTTAAAGTCAGGAAGGTGATAGAATGAATTCCGCTTTTGAAACCGCCGGGCTGGTGAAAGCCGGCAAAACTTCGGCTGCGGAAACGGTCCGCGCCGCGCTGGACGCAATCGCAAAACTTGACGGCAAACCCTCCCCCGGTTCCCGGCTGCCCGGCGGGATAGGCGCTTTTCTTGAAGTCTTTGAGGAGAATGCCCTTGCCCGCGCGCGGGAGATAGACAAAAAACGCGCCTCCGGCGCGCCGCTTGGCCGGCTGGCGGGCGTTCCCGTCGCGCTCAAGGACAATATTTTATACGCGGGGCAGGAATGCTCCTGCGGGTCGCGCATTCTGGCGGGCCACAAGGCGGTTTATAACGCCACCGTGGTGGAAAAACTGCTGGCCCAGGACGCGGTGATTATCGGGCGCACCAATATGGACGAGTTCGCGATGGGCTCCTCCTGCGAAAATTCTTCGCGCCAGCTTACGCGCAACCCCTCCCATCCGGAATTTCCGGCGCGCGGGACCACCGGCGAAAAGTCCGCCTGGCTGCAAAAAAATCTAGAGAAGCTGGACCGCGTTCCCGGCGGCTCAAGCGGCGGTTCCGCCGCGGCGGTGGCGGCGGGGATGGTACCGCTTGCGCTGGGCTCGGAAACGGGCGGCTCGGTGCGCCAGCCGGCCTCGCTTTGCGGCATAACCGGCGTAAAGCCCACATACGGGCGGGTGTCGCGCTACGGGCTGGTGGCGTTCGCCTCCAGCCTGGACCAGATAAGCCCTTTCGCGCGCGACACGCGGGACGCGGCGCTGATTCTTTCCGTCATCGCGGGGCATGCCCCGTCGGATTCCACCAGCGCGCGGGAGGAGGCGCCGGATTATCTCGCCGGGCTGGACGGCGGCGTCAAAGGCATGAAAATCGGCATCGCGCCGGAGTTTTTCGGCGCGGGGCTGGACGGGCAGACCGGCGCGCTGGTCAAGGTCGCGGCGGAAAAGCTCAAAACCGCCGGCGCGGAGCTGGTGGAGATTTCGCTGCCGCACACCAAATACGCGGTGGCGGTTTATTACATACTGGCCTCGTCCGAGGCAAGCTCCAATCTGGCGCGGTTTGACGGGATGCGCTACGGATTGTCGGCGGAGGGCGCCTCGCTGGGCGAGGTATTCTGCAAAACCCGCGGCGAGGGGTTCGGCCCGGAGGTAAAGCGGCGCATAATGCTTGGCACCTACGCGCTTAGCGCGGGTTATTACGACGCCTATTACGGCAAGGCGCAGAAGGTGCGCACCCTCATCGCCCGCGATTATGCCGAGGCTTTCAAAAAAGCCGATTTGATACTCACGCCCACCTCGCCCACCCCCGCCTTCCGCTTCGGCGAAAAGACGGCGGACCCGCTGCAAATGTATCTCTCCGACATATACACCATCCCCTGCAACCTTGCGGGGCTGGGCGGCATGTCGGTGCCTTGCGGCAGGGTGTCCTCGGGCTGGCCGGCGGGCGCGCAGCTGCTGTGCCGCCATTTTGACGAGGCTCGCATGTTCCGCGCCGCAAGGACGCTGGAGGAAAATGCCGGCTGAATTCTCCTGCGGCGGGGTTGCGGTGGACGGCAGGAAGGTTTTGCTGGTCCGCGTGGACAACCTCAAAAACAGGAAAGTGTGGACTTTTCCCAAGGGCCATGTGGAGTGCGGCGAAACGCCCCGCGCCGCCGCGCTGCGCGAGGTGCTGGAGGAAACCGGCTACCGCTGCAAAATACTAAGGCCGCTGCTGCGGGTGCGCTACTGCTTTATGATGAACAGGGTACTCATACGCAAGGCGGTGCAGTGGTATCTGATGTCGGCGGTGTCGCGCGCGGGTAAGCCGGATTTCGCGGAGATTGAGGACGTCATGTGGGTGTCTCCTGAAAAGGCGTCGCTGCTGGTGCATTACCCGAGCGACAAGAAGCTGGTGCAGATGGTTTCCGCCCTGTGCGGCTGGACCATCCGCCAGCCGGAGCAGACAAATTCCTGCGGGTGAAACCATGCCTGAAAAATACGAAATCATAAGCCGGACGGAGCTTTCCCCCTCGGTCAGGCGGCATGTCATTTACGCGCCGCTGGTTGCGGCAAAGGCGAAAGCGGGGCAGTTCATAATACTGCGCGCCGCCGAAAACGGCGAGCGCGTGCCCATCACGCTCTGCGACTGGGACGCGGCGGCGGGGACCGTAACCGTCATCATACAAAGCGCGGGCAAATCCACCACCCTGTGCAACTCGCTGGGAACTGGGGATAAATTTCTCACCGTGGCCGGGCCGCTCGGCATCCCCGCCGAAATAAAAAA encodes:
- the gatC gene encoding Asp-tRNA(Asn)/Glu-tRNA(Gln) amidotransferase subunit GatC, with protein sequence MAVTENDAKHIAKLARLELTEQEIKLYGGQLDAILQYAGQLDEPDTAPVPPTAHALGIENVMREDLPRQSPARGAILANFPHREFDLLKVRKVIE
- the gatA gene encoding Asp-tRNA(Asn)/Glu-tRNA(Gln) amidotransferase subunit GatA, with protein sequence MNSAFETAGLVKAGKTSAAETVRAALDAIAKLDGKPSPGSRLPGGIGAFLEVFEENALARAREIDKKRASGAPLGRLAGVPVALKDNILYAGQECSCGSRILAGHKAVYNATVVEKLLAQDAVIIGRTNMDEFAMGSSCENSSRQLTRNPSHPEFPARGTTGEKSAWLQKNLEKLDRVPGGSSGGSAAAVAAGMVPLALGSETGGSVRQPASLCGITGVKPTYGRVSRYGLVAFASSLDQISPFARDTRDAALILSVIAGHAPSDSTSAREEAPDYLAGLDGGVKGMKIGIAPEFFGAGLDGQTGALVKVAAEKLKTAGAELVEISLPHTKYAVAVYYILASSEASSNLARFDGMRYGLSAEGASLGEVFCKTRGEGFGPEVKRRIMLGTYALSAGYYDAYYGKAQKVRTLIARDYAEAFKKADLILTPTSPTPAFRFGEKTADPLQMYLSDIYTIPCNLAGLGGMSVPCGRVSSGWPAGAQLLCRHFDEARMFRAARTLEENAG
- a CDS encoding NUDIX hydrolase, with protein sequence MPAEFSCGGVAVDGRKVLLVRVDNLKNRKVWTFPKGHVECGETPRAAALREVLEETGYRCKILRPLLRVRYCFMMNRVLIRKAVQWYLMSAVSRAGKPDFAEIEDVMWVSPEKASLLVHYPSDKKLVQMVSALCGWTIRQPEQTNSCG